A portion of the Mesobacillus sp. AQ2 genome contains these proteins:
- a CDS encoding LCP family protein → MKSQNQTPTNRSTKAYKKKKRRRRNLLLFLILIFISLVSFSGYLLFQTYAVAKDSYEELEGREEKSVLREEPVYISTDPVSVLLLGIENYTDENDHGRSDTIMVATFNPDKQTMKLVSIPRDTLVNIPGYKEDKINHSYSIGGKEKVIETVEEFLDIPIDYYATVNFKGFTNIVDAVGGVTVDVPFDFNDINRNWERFYFYEGKQKLSGEEALVYARMRKQDPRGDFGRNDRQRQIVTGVIDRLSSPKTLLKIDDIASEIGGNIETNMRVKEALAFRKKYPNFNSSSIEQLELKGYDNYINNIYYFGVDPDNLEEVTTELKNHLELSTASEEETPSEDIEY, encoded by the coding sequence ATGAAATCCCAAAACCAAACTCCAACGAATCGGAGTACGAAAGCATATAAAAAGAAAAAACGCAGAAGACGAAACCTTTTGCTTTTTCTTATATTGATATTTATTTCTTTGGTCAGCTTTTCTGGCTACCTGTTGTTCCAGACATACGCAGTTGCAAAAGATTCATATGAAGAGCTTGAAGGCCGTGAAGAGAAATCTGTTCTTCGTGAGGAACCGGTGTATATATCAACCGACCCTGTTTCTGTCCTTCTATTAGGAATTGAAAATTATACCGATGAAAATGATCATGGCCGTTCAGATACAATTATGGTAGCAACCTTCAATCCGGACAAACAAACAATGAAACTCGTGAGTATCCCGCGGGATACATTAGTAAATATCCCAGGGTATAAGGAAGATAAAATCAATCACTCCTATTCGATAGGCGGAAAAGAAAAGGTAATTGAAACAGTCGAAGAGTTCCTTGATATTCCGATCGATTATTACGCTACCGTTAACTTTAAAGGATTTACCAATATTGTCGATGCTGTAGGCGGAGTAACCGTAGATGTCCCTTTTGATTTTAACGATATCAATCGTAACTGGGAAAGATTCTATTTCTATGAAGGCAAGCAAAAACTGAGTGGAGAAGAAGCACTTGTATACGCACGAATGAGAAAACAGGACCCACGAGGGGATTTTGGCCGAAATGACCGCCAGAGACAAATCGTTACAGGTGTCATTGATCGTTTATCCTCACCAAAGACACTCTTGAAAATCGACGATATTGCATCCGAAATTGGTGGCAATATAGAAACAAATATGCGGGTAAAAGAGGCACTTGCCTTCCGAAAGAAATACCCTAACTTCAATTCCTCTTCCATAGAACAGCTGGAATTAAAGGGCTATGATAATTATATTAATAATATTTATTATTTCGGTGTCGATCCAGACAATTTGGAGGAAGTAACAACAGAGCTTAAAAACCATTTAGAACTGTCTACGGCATCAGAAGAAGAGACACCGTCCGAGGATATCGAATATTAA
- a CDS encoding Wzz/FepE/Etk N-terminal domain-containing protein, whose amino-acid sequence MNKLLKRILHRAKKLAVLLLLIPLLTAGIGYIFAEKQPASYTAEAEIMLGNYEQDTRNNPAIMKKKLTSELFIKKLNENYDLDLDIEELKSRLLVEETVSNKTLKLTFNDPDEKVAEQTLTKFVDGFIQDSDEWLKNKKSRLETLIEEAENNDSEVVPATKQEVLSKLYDQYEELEDALVINDVTVSASHFVSPVQRAIFGLLIGLIISALVLLLPELFREEKN is encoded by the coding sequence ATGAATAAACTATTAAAAAGAATTCTTCATCGCGCGAAAAAATTAGCAGTACTTTTGTTGCTAATTCCATTATTAACTGCCGGAATCGGCTATATCTTTGCGGAGAAGCAGCCTGCAAGTTATACAGCTGAGGCTGAAATCATGCTAGGGAACTACGAGCAAGACACTAGGAATAATCCTGCAATTATGAAAAAGAAATTAACATCAGAACTTTTTATAAAGAAATTAAATGAAAACTATGACCTTGATTTAGATATAGAGGAGCTTAAATCGAGGCTATTAGTTGAAGAGACAGTATCCAATAAAACATTAAAATTAACTTTTAATGACCCAGATGAAAAAGTAGCTGAGCAAACGCTAACTAAATTTGTAGATGGATTCATACAGGATAGCGATGAATGGCTAAAAAACAAAAAAAGTCGTCTTGAGACTCTTATCGAAGAAGCAGAAAATAACGATTCAGAAGTGGTACCTGCAACTAAGCAGGAAGTTCTTAGTAAACTTTATGATCAATACGAAGAGTTGGAGGATGCATTAGTTATTAATGATGTCACTGTTTCAGCTAGTCATTTTGTTTCTCCTGTACAGCGTGCAATATTTGGCTTGTTGATTGGATTAATAATAAGTGCATTGGTACTATTGCTTCCAGAACTATTCCGTGAAGAAAAAAATTAA